A single window of Meiothermus sp. DNA harbors:
- a CDS encoding DUF3344 domain-containing protein, with translation MKRLLFFLLVLALGLAQAQVIRNFTSRYSTNTTGDIVIIGNTLMTCPTSTDCTNARNGSGSILNNNSFAMVYVDADSDPTTFNSSSATLNLPTGASVLWAGLYWGAEAPSLPSPNTVHFRTPATAGYQTLIASQTDSLTAAAGRIRYQGFVEVTALVQAGGNGTYWAANVTGSPNNADRYAGWSLVVVYQHPSQPLRHLNVFDGYASVTGTTTVNTPVSGFLTPATGPVNVRLGTVAYEGDLGTTGDRMQLNGTDLSNATNPATNFFNSTISDLGAHLTSKTPNYINQLGFDIDRLEVSGPIGNNQSSATVSFVTSGDAYYPGVLTFTVNIYAPNLTTTFTKTVADVNGGNVLVGDVLEYTISFTNTGQDGATNVVVRDPIPAGTQYVPGSLQVLSNAAAAPTGSFTDASGDDIAEYAAACPELSGSPPCVRFRLGTGANATQGGLILPTQGASMRFRVQVLPSAAGTTLTNTAQVSYNGQTLGTAFNQSASATASSSVPTPPSLSKAFSPGSIPAGGTSTLTITLSNPNAQAATLTAALVDNLPSGLTVASPPAASTTCPGGTLTATPGSSSVSLGSGAQIPASGSCSISVNITGSAPGSYTNTLPAGALQTNQGNNTAAASATLSILGASLSGRVYADQEPNGVAEPSEGWSGPTVYVNLVQGSSVVQSVTVSAGSGAYTFSAVPPGSYTLVVATTPTATTPAAPAGWLFVNPAGSRSITMSGSSLAGQDFGLFNGSRIRGTVFRDDGQGSGTANNALQDGGEPGIPNVLVTASSGSNSRSAYTDANGLYALFIPASFGSTLTLSHPQQPATGSNVGGSSVSLAASYGAPAAASRTIGSFAAGQYYEGYNFGVVRESRLSPDQSGQAPSPGAITYSHLYRPGTLGTVNLSQSGGGYTYALRRDGNCDGDFSDAGEGFQPLPQSFTVDATWPRESDGSLRACALELQVTVPAGLPGGRVDMAQLQAALGWGSNPSVTDTRRVFDSTTVVTAGSLQLLKEVRNVSSGSPFAQSAQGRPGEVLEYRIAYQNIGSQPIFNVVLTDPIPFFTTLVQNAYGGTGELELACPNGALVRPDLGSVSSISLNLASLCSLSTAPNPSGSGTLPALLPGQGGYFLYRVQVQ, from the coding sequence GTGAAAAGGCTCCTCTTCTTCCTGCTGGTTCTCGCGCTGGGCCTGGCCCAGGCCCAGGTCATTCGCAACTTCACCTCGCGCTACAGCACCAACACCACCGGCGACATTGTGATTATCGGCAATACCCTGATGACCTGCCCCACAAGCACCGACTGCACGAACGCGCGCAACGGTAGTGGTAGCATATTGAACAACAACAGCTTTGCAATGGTATACGTGGATGCCGATAGCGACCCCACCACCTTCAACTCCTCCTCGGCCACCCTGAACCTGCCCACTGGGGCCTCGGTGCTCTGGGCCGGGCTCTACTGGGGTGCCGAAGCGCCGAGCCTCCCCAGCCCCAACACCGTGCACTTCCGCACCCCGGCCACCGCCGGCTACCAGACCCTCATCGCAAGCCAAACCGACTCTCTTACGGCCGCCGCGGGCAGAATCCGGTACCAAGGTTTCGTAGAGGTTACCGCCCTGGTTCAGGCAGGGGGTAACGGCACCTACTGGGCCGCGAACGTGACCGGCAGCCCCAACAATGCCGACCGCTACGCCGGCTGGAGCCTGGTGGTGGTCTACCAGCACCCCAGCCAGCCCTTGCGCCACCTGAACGTGTTTGATGGCTACGCCTCAGTAACCGGCACTACTACAGTAAACACCCCGGTGAGCGGCTTCCTGACCCCGGCCACCGGCCCGGTCAACGTCCGGCTGGGTACGGTGGCCTACGAGGGCGACCTGGGAACCACCGGTGACCGAATGCAGCTCAACGGCACCGACCTCTCCAACGCCACCAACCCCGCTACCAACTTTTTCAACTCCACCATCAGCGACCTAGGCGCGCACTTAACCAGCAAAACCCCCAACTACATCAACCAGCTCGGCTTCGACATAGACCGGCTGGAAGTCAGCGGGCCGATTGGCAACAACCAGAGTTCTGCTACGGTGTCCTTTGTTACCTCGGGCGACGCCTACTACCCCGGCGTGCTCACCTTTACGGTGAACATCTACGCCCCCAACCTCACCACCACCTTCACCAAGACCGTGGCCGACGTCAACGGGGGGAATGTGCTGGTGGGCGACGTCCTGGAGTACACCATCAGCTTCACCAATACCGGGCAGGACGGGGCCACCAACGTGGTGGTGCGCGACCCCATCCCAGCGGGCACCCAGTACGTGCCGGGAAGCCTCCAGGTGCTCTCCAACGCCGCCGCGGCCCCCACCGGCTCCTTCACCGACGCCAGCGGCGACGATATCGCCGAGTACGCCGCGGCCTGCCCCGAACTTTCGGGCAGCCCCCCCTGCGTGCGCTTCCGGCTGGGCACCGGAGCGAACGCCACCCAGGGCGGCCTGATCCTCCCCACCCAGGGGGCCAGTATGCGCTTTAGGGTGCAGGTGCTGCCCAGCGCCGCCGGCACCACCCTGACCAACACCGCCCAGGTCAGCTACAACGGCCAGACCCTGGGCACGGCCTTCAACCAAAGCGCAAGCGCCACGGCCAGCAGCAGCGTGCCCACCCCACCCAGCCTGAGCAAAGCCTTTAGCCCGGGCAGCATTCCCGCAGGCGGCACCAGCACCCTCACCATCACCCTTTCCAACCCCAATGCCCAAGCTGCGACGCTCACCGCGGCCCTGGTAGACAATTTGCCCTCGGGTCTGACGGTGGCCAGTCCACCCGCCGCTTCCACCACCTGCCCGGGTGGAACCCTCACGGCCACCCCTGGCAGTAGCTCGGTAAGCCTCGGTAGCGGAGCCCAAATCCCCGCCAGCGGCTCCTGTTCGATCAGCGTGAACATTACGGGCAGCGCCCCCGGCAGCTACACCAATACCCTACCCGCCGGAGCTCTGCAGACCAACCAGGGCAATAACACCGCCGCGGCCAGCGCCACCCTGAGCATCCTGGGGGCCAGCCTCTCGGGCCGGGTCTACGCCGACCAGGAACCCAACGGGGTGGCCGAGCCTTCTGAGGGCTGGAGTGGGCCCACCGTGTATGTGAACCTGGTACAGGGCAGCAGCGTGGTGCAGTCGGTAACGGTAAGCGCGGGCAGCGGCGCCTACACCTTTAGCGCGGTGCCCCCCGGCAGTTATACCCTGGTGGTGGCCACCACCCCTACGGCCACCACCCCCGCAGCCCCTGCGGGATGGCTCTTTGTGAACCCGGCGGGTTCGCGGAGCATCACCATGAGCGGCAGCAGCCTCGCGGGCCAGGATTTCGGCCTGTTCAACGGCTCGCGCATCCGGGGCACGGTGTTCCGCGACGATGGACAAGGCAGCGGCACCGCCAACAACGCCCTGCAAGACGGGGGGGAGCCCGGCATTCCCAACGTTTTGGTCACGGCCTCGAGCGGAAGCAACAGCCGCAGCGCCTACACCGATGCCAACGGTCTTTACGCGCTGTTTATACCGGCCAGCTTTGGTTCCACCCTGACCCTGAGCCACCCCCAGCAGCCTGCCACCGGCAGCAACGTGGGGGGCTCGAGCGTGAGCTTAGCCGCCAGCTACGGCGCGCCAGCCGCCGCCAGCCGTACCATCGGCAGCTTTGCCGCCGGCCAGTATTACGAGGGCTACAACTTCGGGGTGGTGCGCGAGAGCCGCCTGAGCCCGGATCAGTCGGGGCAGGCTCCCAGCCCCGGCGCCATCACCTACAGCCACCTCTACCGCCCCGGCACCCTGGGCACGGTGAACCTTAGCCAGAGCGGGGGTGGCTATACCTACGCCCTGCGCCGCGATGGGAACTGCGACGGCGATTTTTCCGACGCGGGCGAGGGCTTCCAACCCTTGCCGCAGAGCTTTACCGTGGATGCCACCTGGCCTCGAGAGAGCGACGGGAGCTTGCGGGCCTGCGCCCTGGAACTGCAGGTAACGGTGCCCGCCGGTCTGCCGGGGGGGCGGGTGGACATGGCCCAGCTTCAGGCCGCCCTGGGCTGGGGGAGCAATCCCTCGGTTACCGACACCCGGCGGGTTTTCGATAGCACCACGGTAGTCACGGCAGGAAGCCTGCAACTCCTGAAGGAAGTACGCAACGTGAGCAGTGGAAGCCCCTTCGCCCAGAGCGCCCAGGGGCGGCCCGGCGAGGTGCTCGAGTACCGCATCGCCTATCAGAACATCGGCAGCCAGCCCATCTTCAATGTGGTGCTCACCGACCCCATTCCCTTCTTTACCACCCTGGTACAAAACGCCTACGGCGGTACCGGCGAGCTCGAGCTGGCCTGCCCCAATGGCGCCCTGGTACGCCCCGACCTGGGCAGCGTGTCCAGCATCAGCCTCAACCTGGCCTCGCTGTGCAGCCTCAGCACCGCCCCCAACCCCAGCGGCAGCGGCACCCTGCCGGCGCTGCTACCGGGCCAGGGGGGATACTTCCTGTACCGGGTGCAGGTGCAGTAG
- a CDS encoding helix-turn-helix domain-containing protein translates to MQTSILDTLTFDPGEIILYPGEPSPKDQLYRVREGLVRLQSVDNEGNALTLRFVRPGEYFGEEVISGAERTYFAEAVTETKVDALAPAQLSAQEMADLVQGLVKALSQTYQTIQRISGQRLKNRIAATLLDLSRTPVAYTEKNGRVGVRATHDEIASAVGSVRETVTKVIGELTREGYIRSGYGKLVLENPSGLERLSKEAA, encoded by the coding sequence ATGCAAACCAGCATCCTGGACACCCTAACCTTCGATCCTGGCGAGATCATTCTCTACCCCGGAGAGCCCAGCCCCAAGGATCAGCTCTACCGGGTGCGGGAGGGTCTGGTACGGCTCCAAAGCGTAGATAACGAAGGCAATGCTCTAACCCTGCGTTTTGTGCGGCCGGGTGAGTATTTTGGCGAAGAGGTCATTTCCGGGGCCGAGCGCACCTACTTTGCCGAGGCCGTTACCGAGACCAAGGTAGATGCCCTGGCCCCTGCCCAGCTCTCTGCTCAGGAAATGGCCGATCTGGTGCAAGGCCTGGTCAAAGCCCTATCCCAAACCTACCAGACCATCCAGCGCATCTCCGGCCAGCGGCTCAAGAACCGCATTGCCGCCACCTTGCTCGACCTTTCCCGTACCCCTGTGGCCTACACCGAGAAAAACGGGCGGGTGGGGGTCAGGGCCACCCACGACGAAATTGCCTCGGCAGTGGGGTCGGTGCGCGAGACCGTTACCAAGGTGATCGGCGAGCTGACCCGCGAGGGCTACATCCGCTCCGGCTACGGCAAGCTGGTGTTGGAGAACCCCAGCGGCCTCGAGCGCCTCTCGAAGGAAGCCGCCTAG
- a CDS encoding folate-binding protein YgfZ — protein sequence MSLQALHESQGVQWQQQGTQAIPWNYGAVEAELEALQYGAGLLDFSEYGLLELKGPDRTEFLHNQCTSDIRSMLRHSWLETLFLNAKGQIEHLGLVLHTGESFWISSPSATALANRFRRYIVFDQVEVAELPWALLRLQGPDAENVAQQLFALPPRWGLRITSDLLSVRDELGLWLFVPSSQAARLAQQLLEAGARLVGREAWQIWRVERGLADLPEALGELPQEVGWEGRVSYKKGCYLGQEIMARLEARGNTRYQLMGLLGQKEIPSGALVYREGRQVGRVGTSVESPRLGAIALALLRKELAPGDQVQIEGWSATVSGLPMQ from the coding sequence ATGTCGTTGCAAGCATTGCATGAGTCGCAGGGGGTGCAGTGGCAGCAGCAGGGTACGCAAGCCATTCCCTGGAACTATGGCGCGGTCGAGGCCGAGCTCGAGGCCCTTCAGTACGGCGCGGGCCTGCTGGATTTTTCCGAATACGGCTTGCTGGAGCTCAAAGGGCCCGACCGCACCGAGTTTTTGCACAACCAATGCACCTCCGACATCCGCTCGATGCTGCGCCATAGCTGGCTCGAGACCCTCTTCCTGAACGCCAAGGGCCAGATCGAACATCTGGGACTGGTTTTGCATACGGGCGAGTCCTTCTGGATTAGCTCGCCCAGCGCAACAGCGTTGGCCAACCGTTTTCGCCGATACATCGTGTTCGATCAGGTCGAGGTTGCCGAGCTTCCCTGGGCGCTTTTACGCTTGCAAGGCCCCGACGCCGAAAACGTAGCCCAGCAGCTCTTTGCCCTACCCCCGCGTTGGGGTCTGCGTATCACCTCAGATCTGCTATCGGTGCGCGATGAACTGGGCCTGTGGTTGTTTGTACCCTCCTCCCAGGCCGCCCGGCTGGCCCAACAGTTGCTCGAGGCCGGCGCCCGCTTAGTAGGCCGCGAGGCCTGGCAGATCTGGCGGGTCGAGCGCGGCCTGGCCGACCTGCCCGAGGCCCTGGGCGAACTCCCCCAGGAAGTCGGCTGGGAGGGACGGGTCAGCTACAAAAAAGGCTGCTACCTGGGGCAAGAGATTATGGCCCGGCTCGAAGCCCGGGGCAACACCCGTTACCAACTGATGGGCCTTCTGGGACAAAAAGAAATCCCCTCGGGGGCTCTTGTGTACCGCGAGGGGAGACAGGTCGGTCGAGTCGGTACATCGGTGGAATCACCCCGTCTGGGGGCCATTGCCCTGGCCTTGCTACGCAAGGAACTAGCCCCCGGCGACCAGGTTCAGATTGAGGGCTGGTCGGCCACCGTATCGGGCCTGCCCATGCAATAA
- a CDS encoding bifunctional UDP-sugar hydrolase/5'-nucleotidase: MRRRDVLKAGLVGGATLAGLTKAQNGGNFTMTIVHINDTHAHLEPTGGLTLGGQQNQRLGGFARVISFFDRMRGTATNPLFLHAGDVFQGTLYFNQYQGLADRYFLHRMGIRAMAPGNHEYDLGPDGLANFLNGVRFPVVSANTDVSREPKLAGRIKPYTVVSVGGQRVGIIGLTTPDTTIIANPGPNVRFTDPVPATQQAVVELLARGVKNIVVLSHLGYSQDQELARRVTGVQVIVGGHSHTLLGQTPYPELRPGGAYPTIVKNPENKDVLVVQAWEWAKVVGRLQITFNAQGELVAHQGQVIPMAANLPEDRFALDAITAYGMPIAALRAQVVSRTTVPLNGERNDVRRRETNLANLIADAMLWKTRSAGATIALQNGGGIRASIPAGNITVGQVNEVLPFGNTLVVLELKGSEILAALENGVSQWEQLAGRFLSSVAGLRYTFDLSRPAGSRVTQVQVQTPTGFQPLDPNASYRVVTNSFTAAGGDGFTSFRDAKGFRVDTGFSDAEVLIEYLRTQPSWEPRVENRITILNEPRGQRWEGPFYVDSFLRVGA, encoded by the coding sequence ATGCGCCGTAGAGATGTACTCAAAGCAGGTTTGGTAGGCGGAGCCACCCTGGCGGGCCTGACGAAGGCCCAGAACGGTGGCAATTTCACCATGACCATCGTCCACATCAACGATACCCACGCCCACCTCGAGCCCACCGGCGGCCTAACCCTGGGGGGACAGCAGAACCAGCGTCTGGGGGGCTTTGCGCGGGTGATCTCGTTTTTTGACCGGATGCGGGGTACCGCCACCAACCCCCTGTTCTTGCACGCAGGGGACGTATTCCAGGGCACCCTCTACTTCAACCAGTACCAGGGGCTGGCCGACCGCTACTTCCTGCACCGCATGGGCATCCGGGCCATGGCCCCCGGCAACCACGAGTACGACCTGGGGCCCGACGGGCTGGCCAACTTTTTGAACGGGGTACGCTTCCCGGTGGTCTCGGCCAATACCGATGTCTCGAGGGAACCCAAGCTGGCCGGACGCATCAAGCCCTATACGGTGGTAAGCGTGGGGGGCCAGCGGGTGGGCATCATCGGCCTCACCACCCCCGATACCACCATCATCGCCAACCCCGGCCCCAACGTGCGCTTCACCGACCCGGTTCCAGCCACCCAGCAAGCGGTGGTAGAGCTGCTGGCCCGGGGCGTGAAGAATATCGTGGTGCTTTCGCACCTGGGCTACTCACAAGACCAGGAGCTAGCCCGCAGGGTCACAGGGGTGCAGGTGATCGTGGGAGGCCACAGCCACACCCTGCTGGGCCAGACCCCCTACCCCGAGCTACGCCCCGGCGGGGCCTATCCCACCATTGTCAAGAACCCCGAAAACAAGGATGTCCTGGTGGTGCAGGCCTGGGAGTGGGCCAAGGTGGTGGGCCGCTTACAGATCACCTTCAATGCCCAGGGCGAACTGGTGGCTCATCAGGGTCAGGTCATCCCCATGGCGGCCAACCTGCCCGAGGATCGCTTTGCCCTGGACGCCATTACCGCCTACGGCATGCCCATTGCGGCCCTGCGGGCCCAGGTGGTTTCCAGGACTACCGTGCCGCTCAATGGCGAACGCAACGACGTGCGCCGCCGCGAGACCAACCTGGCCAACCTGATTGCCGACGCCATGCTCTGGAAAACCCGCTCCGCGGGGGCTACCATCGCGTTGCAAAACGGGGGGGGCATCCGGGCCAGCATTCCGGCGGGGAACATTACGGTAGGACAGGTGAACGAGGTACTACCCTTCGGCAATACTTTGGTGGTGCTCGAGCTCAAAGGCAGCGAGATTCTGGCCGCTTTAGAGAACGGCGTTTCGCAGTGGGAGCAGCTTGCCGGCCGCTTCCTCTCGAGCGTGGCGGGCCTCCGCTATACCTTCGACCTTAGTCGTCCGGCGGGCAGCCGCGTAACCCAGGTGCAAGTCCAGACCCCAACTGGCTTCCAGCCCCTCGACCCGAATGCCTCCTACCGGGTTGTGACCAACAGCTTTACAGCAGCCGGTGGCGACGGCTTTACCTCCTTCCGCGATGCCAAGGGCTTCCGGGTCGACACCGGCTTCAGTGACGCCGAGGTGCTCATCGAGTACCTGCGCACCCAGCCCTCCTGGGAACCCCGGGTGGAAAACCGCATCACCATCCTCAACGAGCCCAGAGGCCAGCGCTGGGAAGGGCCGTTTTATGTGGATAGCTTCCTCCGGGTGGGCGCGTAA
- a CDS encoding sorbosone dehydrogenase family protein, with product MRYVVACVLLVGCQEVLPPPPTGEPQLRLALVAAGLQQPLYLTHAGDGSGDLYVVEKEGRIRLITGGTLRSQPFLDISGKTSKGGEQGLLGLAFHPDYRNNGLFYVNYTNTSGDTVIARYTANRSSKVADPNAEQIVLEVDQPYANHNAGWLGFGPDRMLYIPLGDGGFGGDPQNYAQRLETQSGNRHLLGKVLRIDVNGTEQGRNYRIPADNPSLGGRVSEIWAYGLRNPWRSSFDRQTGDLWIGDVGQDREEEISLGKKGVKGLNYGWKIMEGNACYDNSIAPGCNSSSLTPPVHTYGRGDGYSVTGGYMYRGTRFPRMKGHYFFTDFGRGHLWSLRLENGTWTRKTEIASAGNGLASFGEDEQGELYVMSLFSGQVWRLEDQP from the coding sequence ATGCGTTATGTTGTGGCTTGCGTGCTGTTGGTGGGTTGCCAGGAAGTGCTGCCCCCGCCGCCTACGGGCGAACCCCAGCTTCGTTTGGCCTTGGTAGCTGCCGGCCTGCAACAGCCACTCTACCTAACCCACGCCGGGGATGGCAGCGGAGATCTGTACGTGGTGGAAAAAGAGGGACGCATCCGGCTGATTACGGGCGGCACCCTGCGTTCCCAGCCTTTTCTGGACATCAGCGGCAAGACCTCCAAGGGGGGCGAACAGGGCTTACTGGGCCTGGCCTTCCACCCCGACTACCGCAACAACGGGTTGTTTTACGTCAACTACACCAATACTTCCGGCGATACCGTAATCGCCCGCTACACCGCCAACCGTAGCAGCAAGGTGGCCGACCCGAACGCCGAGCAGATCGTGCTCGAGGTAGACCAGCCCTACGCCAACCACAACGCCGGCTGGCTGGGCTTTGGCCCCGACCGGATGCTCTACATTCCCTTGGGGGATGGCGGCTTCGGGGGCGACCCCCAAAACTATGCCCAGCGCCTCGAGACCCAGAGCGGGAACCGGCACCTGTTGGGCAAGGTGCTGCGCATAGACGTGAACGGCACCGAACAGGGCCGTAACTACCGTATTCCAGCCGATAACCCTAGCTTGGGCGGGCGGGTCTCGGAAATCTGGGCCTATGGCCTGCGCAACCCCTGGCGCAGTAGCTTCGACCGGCAGACCGGCGACCTGTGGATCGGCGATGTAGGTCAGGACAGAGAGGAAGAGATCAGCCTGGGCAAGAAGGGCGTCAAGGGCCTCAACTACGGCTGGAAGATCATGGAGGGCAATGCCTGCTACGACAACAGCATCGCCCCCGGCTGTAACAGCAGCAGCCTGACCCCTCCCGTACATACCTATGGGCGCGGCGATGGCTACTCGGTGACGGGTGGCTACATGTACCGAGGCACCCGCTTCCCTCGCATGAAAGGCCACTACTTCTTCACCGACTTTGGCCGCGGCCACCTCTGGAGCCTGCGCCTGGAAAACGGCACCTGGACACGCAAGACCGAGATTGCCTCGGCAGGAAATGGCCTGGCCTCCTTCGGCGAGGACGAACAGGGGGAGCTGTATGTGATGAGCCTATTTAGTGGACAAGTTTGGCGGCTGGAAGACCAGCCCTGA